The Gilliamella apicola genome window below encodes:
- a CDS encoding LapA family protein: MKFVISIILITVIFTIAIALGAFNGEVVSFNYLFAKTELRLSVLLAIFFGSGFIVGTILTGILVIISKLQHSSTKRKLNKLQKKYDDNLTDHQKLSLTKNNQE, encoded by the coding sequence ATGAAATTTGTTATCTCAATCATATTGATAACTGTTATTTTCACTATCGCTATCGCATTAGGTGCATTTAATGGTGAAGTTGTGTCATTCAATTATTTGTTTGCCAAAACCGAACTCCGATTGTCGGTTCTTTTAGCAATATTTTTTGGATCTGGCTTTATTGTAGGAACAATATTAACAGGAATTCTAGTCATAATTTCTAAGTTACAACATTCATCTACTAAGCGCAAATTGAATAAATTACAAAAAAAGTATGATGACAACCTAACTGATCATCAAAAATTAAGTTTAACTAAAAATAATCAAGAATAA
- the lapB gene encoding lipopolysaccharide assembly protein LapB, giving the protein MFELLFLLLPIAAAYGWYMGDRNAKQKYIDQSNRLSREYVDGLNFLLSNQKDKAVDLFLDMLKEDEGTLEAHLTLGNLFRSRGEIDRAIRIHQALLESSSLTFEQRLLAIQQLGRDYMGAGLYDRAEEMFLQLIDEEDFQQSALQQLIIIYQSTSEWINAINIATKLVKLGNEKYKIYIAQFYCELASLAIANDDLDKAYNLLQKSSAADPNCARTSLMLGRILIVQNRTEEAIESLKQILQQDKAFIGEALPILNECYNKLDKQDEFQQFLQLCVDKDTGNVAELMLADLIEKQNGLDSAQNYMYRELLKHPNLKGFYRLMDYHVADAEQGKAKESLLLLRNMVGEQIKIVPNYRCQKCGFTVNTIYWLCPACRSWSTIKPVRDFEQH; this is encoded by the coding sequence ATGTTTGAACTGTTATTTCTGTTGTTACCTATTGCTGCCGCCTATGGCTGGTATATGGGCGACAGAAATGCAAAACAAAAATATATCGATCAATCTAATCGATTGTCACGTGAATATGTTGATGGTCTTAATTTTCTTTTGTCTAATCAAAAAGACAAAGCCGTTGATCTTTTCTTGGATATGCTAAAAGAAGACGAAGGTACGCTTGAAGCTCATTTAACTTTAGGTAATTTATTTCGCTCTCGAGGTGAAATAGATAGAGCTATACGAATTCACCAAGCATTATTGGAAAGTTCCTCGTTGACATTTGAACAACGACTTTTAGCCATCCAACAATTAGGTCGTGATTATATGGGAGCCGGACTCTATGACCGTGCTGAAGAAATGTTTTTGCAACTCATCGATGAAGAAGACTTTCAACAATCTGCCCTACAGCAACTTATCATTATTTATCAATCCACAAGTGAATGGATAAACGCAATTAATATTGCAACCAAACTTGTAAAACTTGGTAACGAAAAATACAAAATATACATTGCTCAATTTTATTGTGAGTTAGCATCCCTTGCAATTGCCAATGATGATCTTGATAAAGCATATAATTTATTACAAAAATCTTCAGCAGCAGATCCTAATTGCGCCCGCACATCATTAATGTTAGGTCGAATATTGATAGTGCAAAACAGAACAGAAGAAGCCATTGAATCACTTAAACAAATATTACAGCAAGATAAAGCATTTATTGGTGAGGCCTTACCTATATTAAATGAATGCTATAACAAATTAGATAAACAAGACGAATTTCAACAATTTTTACAATTATGTGTCGATAAAGACACGGGTAATGTTGCTGAATTGATGTTAGCTGACCTTATTGAAAAACAAAATGGACTTGATTCAGCCCAAAACTATATGTACCGAGAATTGTTAAAGCATCCTAATTTAAAAGGATTTTACCGATTAATGGATTATCATGTAGCCGATGCCGAGCAAGGGAAAGCCAAAGAAAGCCTTTTATTATTACGTAATATGGTTGGTGAACAAATAAAGATTGTCCCGAATTATCGATGTCAAAAATGTGGTTTTACTGTTAATACTATTTATTGGCTATGCCCTGCTTGCCGTTCCTGGTCAACTATAAAACCAGTCCGAGATTTTGAACAACATTAG
- a CDS encoding YchF/TatD family DNA exonuclease — protein sequence MFLIDSHCHLDSLDLKNKTIADVLQQAINNDVKHCLSVATTLGGYEAMKHLLMPFKNLCSFSCGIHPLNLDDEKYDANRFQRLAQEDNVVALGETGLDYYYQQDNLEQQQENFKEHIRLGRKLSKPVIVHTRNAKEDTLRILKDEHTHSGVLHCFTEDIATAKQLLDIGFYISFSGIITFKNAEALREVAKYVPLDRILVETDSPYLAPVPYRGKENQPAYVRKVASYLSVLKGVTLEVIAKQTTDNFCQLFKLQGVLNE from the coding sequence ATGTTTTTAATTGATTCTCACTGTCATTTAGATAGTTTAGATTTAAAAAATAAAACTATCGCAGATGTTTTACAACAAGCTATAAATAATGATGTTAAACATTGCTTGAGCGTAGCAACAACATTAGGTGGTTATGAAGCGATGAAACATTTACTTATGCCTTTTAAAAATCTATGTTCCTTTTCATGTGGAATTCATCCTCTTAATTTGGATGATGAAAAATATGATGCAAATCGCTTTCAACGTTTAGCTCAAGAAGATAATGTTGTCGCTTTAGGTGAAACAGGTCTTGATTACTATTATCAGCAAGATAATTTAGAACAACAACAAGAAAACTTTAAAGAACATATTCGGTTAGGCCGTAAACTAAGTAAACCTGTGATCGTTCATACTCGTAATGCAAAAGAAGACACTTTAAGAATATTAAAAGATGAACATACCCATTCTGGTGTATTACACTGTTTCACAGAAGATATTGCTACGGCTAAACAGCTGTTGGATATAGGTTTTTACATATCTTTTTCGGGTATCATTACCTTTAAAAATGCCGAAGCGTTACGGGAAGTAGCCAAATATGTACCGCTCGATCGTATTTTAGTCGAAACGGATTCTCCTTATCTTGCTCCAGTCCCATATCGAGGAAAAGAAAACCAACCCGCATACGTGCGAAAAGTCGCCTCTTATCTATCGGTGTTAAAAGGAGTTACTTTAGAAGTAATAGCGAAACAAACAACCGACAACTTTTGTCAATTATTCAAACTACAAGGGGTGTTAAATGAATAA
- a CDS encoding ribosomal protein uL16 3-hydroxylase, translated as MNNKLNIDWDDFLTNYWQKKPVILRKAFSHFIDPITPDELAGLAMEEEIESRIVTNKNGNWDAKFGPFDDFSNLGEEHWSLLVQAVDHWHEQAATLVEPFKCIPQWQYEDLMISYATQGAGVGPHIDNYDVFIIQGMGVRRWQVGDRNPNYKQFSAHKALLHVEDYQAIIDEEITSGDILYIPIGFPHNGVSKGESLSYSVGFRTQTSQEMLSGFADYIIDNLPDGIFYQDPNLKLPQDPYRIQHYELTKLQDQIVDLIKTPDLFYDWFGKHITLPMHELNIVPVEPPYEYDEFNSILQTGAELFRVPSIRIFKVGDFGYIHGEKIDLPMSVIDILCQNEILSYEHLQNEEARQALLSFVNKGYWYFIDEQ; from the coding sequence ATGAATAATAAATTAAATATAGATTGGGACGACTTTTTAACAAACTATTGGCAAAAAAAGCCCGTGATATTACGAAAGGCTTTCAGTCATTTTATTGATCCAATCACCCCAGATGAGCTTGCTGGATTGGCAATGGAAGAAGAAATTGAAAGCCGTATTGTTACAAACAAAAACGGCAATTGGGATGCTAAATTTGGTCCTTTTGATGACTTTAGTAACTTAGGCGAAGAGCACTGGAGTTTATTAGTTCAAGCAGTTGATCATTGGCATGAACAAGCTGCAACGTTAGTTGAACCGTTCAAATGCATACCACAATGGCAATATGAAGATCTAATGATTTCTTATGCTACACAAGGCGCAGGCGTAGGTCCACATATCGATAATTACGATGTTTTTATTATACAAGGTATGGGGGTGCGACGTTGGCAAGTTGGTGATCGTAATCCTAATTATAAACAATTCAGTGCTCATAAAGCATTATTACATGTTGAAGACTATCAAGCGATTATTGATGAAGAGATTACTTCAGGCGATATTTTATATATTCCAATTGGTTTTCCGCATAATGGAGTATCAAAAGGTGAATCATTAAGTTATTCAGTTGGTTTTAGAACGCAAACATCACAAGAAATGCTAAGTGGATTCGCTGATTATATTATTGATAATTTACCTGATGGTATTTTTTACCAAGATCCAAATTTAAAATTACCTCAAGACCCTTACCGTATACAACATTATGAATTAACCAAATTACAAGATCAAATCGTTGATTTAATCAAAACTCCCGATCTATTTTATGATTGGTTTGGTAAACATATTACTTTACCGATGCACGAACTTAATATTGTACCTGTTGAACCACCATACGAATATGATGAATTTAACTCAATCTTACAAACAGGCGCAGAATTATTCCGGGTGCCAAGTATCCGAATTTTTAAAGTTGGTGATTTTGGTTATATTCATGGTGAAAAAATAGATTTACCTATGTCTGTAATTGACATACTTTGTCAAAACGAAATACTTAGTTATGAACATTTACAAAATGAAGAAGCACGACAAGCATTGCTTAGTTTTGTTAATAAAGGTTATTGGTATTTTATTGATGAACAATAA
- a CDS encoding MFS transporter: MKTESNSVKQVESEQTTPYQKKTLFASTVGYALDGMDMMILGVCFSLISVSFNLSKTDLGTLTSVTLLGAVLGGILFGVLADKYGRVRVFSWTILIFSLFTGLCAISPNYESFLIFRFLSGLGLGGEFGIGMTLVSESWPKNKRSRATSIVALGFQAGIILSTLTVNFVGQSYGWRWAFAVGVLPALFVAWTRKGLDEPEIWQNLKDQNKNEIAVGKLFKTPKTTATTIGLTIACAVQNFGFYGLMVWMPSMIASELKLPFKDTLYWTISTTIGMSLGILIFGWLCDKFGRRPSYIIFLLISAVSIWFYFQQTDMIILIIFGSAIGFFVNGMMGGYGALLAEHYPTDARSSAENIIFNVGRGIAGISQVLIAYFATMYSISYALALLSATYLLSAAAFVFLIPETKGKALE; this comes from the coding sequence ATGAAAACTGAATCAAACTCAGTCAAGCAAGTTGAAAGTGAACAAACAACACCATACCAAAAAAAAACGCTTTTTGCATCGACTGTCGGTTATGCATTAGATGGCATGGATATGATGATTTTAGGTGTCTGTTTTAGCCTGATTTCGGTTTCTTTTAATTTATCCAAAACCGATCTGGGGACTTTAACTTCTGTAACCTTACTTGGTGCAGTATTAGGTGGCATTTTATTTGGTGTTTTAGCAGATAAATATGGTCGAGTACGCGTGTTTTCATGGACTATATTAATTTTTTCTTTATTTACTGGTTTGTGTGCAATATCTCCCAATTATGAAAGCTTTTTAATTTTCCGTTTTTTAAGTGGTTTAGGCCTTGGTGGTGAATTTGGCATTGGTATGACACTCGTATCAGAAAGTTGGCCAAAGAACAAACGCTCACGAGCAACGTCTATTGTTGCGTTAGGTTTTCAAGCAGGTATTATCCTTTCCACTTTGACAGTCAATTTCGTTGGTCAATCTTATGGTTGGCGATGGGCTTTTGCCGTCGGAGTATTACCAGCACTGTTTGTTGCTTGGACTCGAAAAGGTCTAGATGAGCCAGAAATTTGGCAAAATTTAAAAGACCAAAACAAAAATGAAATTGCGGTTGGTAAATTGTTTAAAACACCAAAAACCACTGCAACCACTATTGGTTTAACGATTGCGTGTGCTGTGCAAAATTTTGGGTTTTATGGTTTGATGGTGTGGATGCCAAGTATGATTGCTTCTGAACTAAAATTACCATTTAAAGATACTCTGTATTGGACAATCTCAACCACAATAGGTATGTCATTAGGTATTTTAATTTTTGGTTGGCTTTGCGATAAATTTGGTCGTCGCCCTTCTTATATTATATTTCTGTTAATTTCAGCAGTATCTATTTGGTTCTATTTCCAACAAACTGATATGATAATATTAATTATATTTGGTTCAGCAATAGGCTTTTTTGTTAATGGAATGATGGGAGGATACGGCGCTCTGCTTGCCGAACATTATCCTACCGATGCCCGTTCTAGCGCTGAAAATATTATTTTTAATGTAGGACGAGGAATTGCAGGTATATCACAAGTCCTTATTGCTTATTTTGCAACGATGTATTCAATTAGTTACGCATTAGCTCTATTATCCGCTACGTATCTATTATCTGCCGCAGCTTTTGTATTTCTCATACCAGAAACCAAAGGTAAAGCTTTAGAATAA
- a CDS encoding SDR family oxidoreductase, translating into MSKQICNPLTKYHHGKFPKQKQAAPALQCEMDPIPDCGEKTYQGHGRLEGRKMLVTGGDSGIGRAAAIAYAKEGADVAINYLPYEQKDAEDVAKVIEAVGRKAVLIPGDLSDEAFCKKLVEQAHQKLGGLDNLTLVAGKQTAVEDIMELTTEQIKKTFEINVFSLFWVTKAALGYLKPGSTIITTSSVQAYQPSGNLLDYAATKTAIIAFTRGLANQLSSKGIRVNCVAPGPVWTPLQICGGQPSEVIPEFGKQTPLQRAGQPVELAGVYVHLASEESSYTTAETYGVTGGMHIN; encoded by the coding sequence ATGAGTAAACAAATTTGTAATCCACTTACTAAATACCATCATGGTAAATTTCCAAAACAAAAACAAGCAGCACCAGCTCTTCAGTGTGAAATGGATCCGATTCCTGATTGCGGAGAAAAAACCTATCAAGGTCATGGTCGTTTAGAAGGTCGCAAAATGTTAGTTACTGGTGGTGATTCTGGTATTGGACGAGCTGCAGCGATTGCTTATGCGAAAGAAGGCGCTGATGTGGCAATAAATTATCTTCCTTATGAACAGAAAGATGCTGAAGATGTCGCCAAAGTAATAGAAGCTGTTGGTCGTAAAGCAGTATTAATTCCTGGTGATTTAAGTGATGAGGCATTTTGTAAAAAACTAGTTGAACAAGCACATCAAAAATTGGGTGGATTAGATAATTTAACGTTAGTTGCTGGTAAGCAAACTGCTGTGGAAGATATAATGGAACTGACCACAGAACAAATTAAGAAAACATTCGAAATAAACGTATTTTCACTTTTCTGGGTCACTAAAGCTGCTTTAGGTTATTTAAAACCGGGTTCAACTATTATTACTACTTCCTCAGTTCAAGCTTATCAACCAAGTGGCAATTTATTAGATTACGCAGCAACTAAAACTGCAATTATTGCCTTCACTCGTGGCTTAGCTAACCAGTTAAGTAGCAAAGGCATCCGTGTCAACTGTGTGGCACCAGGACCTGTCTGGACTCCATTACAAATCTGTGGTGGTCAACCGAGTGAAGTTATTCCTGAATTTGGTAAACAAACACCATTACAACGTGCGGGACAACCCGTTGAACTAGCTGGAGTATATGTACATTTAGCTTCCGAAGAGTCAAGTTATACCACGGCAGAAACATATGGGGTAACTGGTGGTATGCATATTAATTAA
- the ilvG gene encoding acetolactate synthase 2 catalytic subunit: protein MLGTQWIVKTLKEKGITTVFGYPGGQIMPLYDALYDGGIEHVLCRHEQGAAMAAIGYARSTGKTGVCIATSGPGATNIITGLADALIDSVPIIAITGQVPTNLIGTDAFQEVDVLGLSLACTKHSYLINDAKKLPNTLEEAFNLANSGRPGPILIDVPKDIQLANLDYQQYLTPSSIKNTLYKKQPLTISPEAINLAKQMIAQAQKPMLYIGGGVGLSGAISELKDFMTLTQIPSVSTLKGLGVADVNNPYYLGLIGMHGAKAANLAVQECDLLIALGVRFDDRVTGNLNEFARHAKVLHVDIDQAEINKLRQTHLGLQGDIKQVLPLLNKTISIGEWHKKVGELKAQHPTRYDHPGEAIYAPALLKTISERKSAKTVITTDVGQHQMWTAQHMRFNHPQNFITSSGLGTMGFGLPAAIGAQMARPNDCVICVSGDGSFMMNVQELTTIKRKKLPIKIVLIDNQRLGMVRQWQELFFNERYSETNLSDNPDFLMLAKAFEIPGETITKKSEINSALDNMFNSSGAYLLHVRIDELENVWPLVPPGAANENMLDKGRKE, encoded by the coding sequence ATGTTAGGAACACAGTGGATAGTTAAAACCTTAAAAGAAAAAGGCATTACCACCGTTTTTGGATATCCTGGTGGTCAAATTATGCCTCTTTATGATGCCTTATATGATGGCGGTATTGAACATGTTTTATGTCGCCATGAACAAGGTGCAGCAATGGCGGCAATTGGCTATGCTCGCTCAACAGGTAAAACGGGAGTTTGCATTGCTACTTCAGGTCCAGGCGCAACCAATATCATTACAGGACTTGCTGATGCACTAATTGATTCTGTACCTATTATTGCCATAACTGGTCAAGTTCCAACTAATCTAATTGGCACAGACGCTTTTCAAGAAGTTGATGTTTTAGGATTATCCTTAGCTTGCACCAAACATAGTTATTTAATAAATGATGCTAAAAAATTGCCCAATACATTAGAAGAGGCATTTAATTTAGCTAACTCAGGCAGACCAGGACCAATTCTAATCGATGTTCCAAAAGATATACAACTTGCCAATTTAGATTACCAACAATATTTAACGCCATCTTCAATAAAAAACACTCTTTATAAAAAACAACCACTTACCATCTCACCTGAAGCAATAAATCTCGCCAAACAAATGATCGCTCAAGCCCAAAAACCGATGCTTTATATTGGTGGTGGCGTTGGGCTTTCAGGCGCTATATCAGAATTAAAAGATTTTATGACATTGACTCAAATTCCAAGTGTTTCAACATTAAAAGGATTAGGGGTTGCAGATGTTAATAATCCTTATTATTTAGGTTTAATTGGTATGCATGGCGCTAAAGCCGCCAACTTAGCCGTACAAGAGTGCGATTTACTTATTGCCTTAGGCGTACGGTTTGATGACAGAGTTACAGGCAATCTTAATGAATTTGCCCGCCATGCAAAAGTGCTCCATGTTGATATTGATCAAGCCGAAATCAACAAGTTACGCCAAACACACTTAGGATTACAAGGTGACATCAAGCAGGTTTTACCGCTGCTTAATAAAACTATATCTATCGGAGAATGGCATAAAAAAGTGGGTGAATTAAAAGCACAACATCCAACACGTTATGATCATCCTGGTGAAGCCATTTACGCACCAGCATTATTAAAAACCATTTCTGAACGTAAGTCAGCCAAAACTGTAATCACCACCGATGTAGGTCAACATCAAATGTGGACTGCCCAACATATGCGCTTTAATCATCCACAAAACTTCATTACCTCAAGTGGACTGGGTACTATGGGATTTGGTTTACCAGCAGCGATTGGTGCACAAATGGCTCGTCCCAATGATTGTGTAATATGTGTATCTGGTGATGGCTCATTTATGATGAACGTACAGGAGTTAACCACTATTAAACGTAAAAAATTACCGATAAAAATAGTATTAATTGATAATCAACGTTTGGGCATGGTTCGTCAATGGCAAGAGCTCTTTTTTAACGAAAGATATAGTGAAACCAACTTGTCGGATAATCCTGACTTTTTAATGTTAGCAAAAGCATTTGAAATCCCAGGTGAAACTATCACCAAAAAATCTGAAATCAATTCTGCTCTTGATAATATGTTTAATTCATCTGGTGCATATTTATTACATGTTCGCATCGATGAATTAGAAAACGTATGGCCACTTGTGCCACCAGGTGCAGCCAACGAAAACATGCTTGATAAAGGCCGCAAGGAGTAA
- the ilvM gene encoding acetolactate synthase 2 small subunit: MNQQTQHQLTIKAYDTLGTLERILRVVRHRGGHIESMQMQTIENNLLILTLKLTIKRDLSMLQNQVAKLEDVISIE, translated from the coding sequence ATGAATCAACAAACACAACATCAATTGACCATAAAGGCTTATGACACGTTAGGTACATTAGAACGTATTTTACGTGTTGTACGTCATCGAGGTGGGCACATTGAATCCATGCAAATGCAAACCATTGAAAATAATTTACTGATTTTGACACTCAAATTAACTATTAAAAGAGATCTTTCAATGTTACAAAATCAAGTAGCTAAATTAGAAGATGTTATTTCAATTGAATAA
- a CDS encoding branched-chain amino acid transaminase, with product MSTTAKSDYIWFNGELVPWADAKVHVMSHALHYGTSVFEGVRCYNTHKGPAIFRHKEHAQRLLNSAKIYRFPVPYTLEEIMEATRQTIKKNNLESAYIRPLVFIGDVGMGVIPPAGYKTDVMIAAFPWGAYLGEDALEQGIDAMVSSWHRFAPNTIPAAAKAGGNYLSSLLIGSEARANGFQEGIALDVNGQLSEGSGENLFIVKDGILFTPLLSSSALPGITRDAIITLARDLGIEVREQTLSRESLYLADEVFMTGTAAEITPVRSVDRIEIGIGRCGPITKKLQQTFFGLFNGQTEDKYGWLDLVK from the coding sequence ATGAGTACTACAGCAAAATCTGATTATATTTGGTTTAATGGCGAACTGGTTCCATGGGCAGATGCTAAAGTGCACGTAATGTCACATGCACTACATTATGGCACATCGGTGTTTGAAGGTGTACGTTGCTATAATACACATAAAGGGCCTGCTATATTTCGTCATAAAGAACATGCTCAAAGATTATTAAACTCAGCCAAAATTTATCGTTTTCCTGTCCCATATACTCTTGAAGAAATTATGGAAGCAACCCGTCAAACTATCAAAAAGAATAATTTAGAAAGTGCTTATATTCGTCCATTAGTTTTTATCGGCGATGTTGGTATGGGCGTTATACCTCCAGCCGGTTATAAAACAGATGTCATGATTGCAGCATTCCCATGGGGAGCTTATCTTGGTGAAGACGCCTTAGAACAAGGTATCGATGCGATGGTATCATCATGGCATCGTTTTGCACCAAACACCATTCCAGCTGCTGCAAAAGCTGGTGGTAACTATTTATCATCACTACTGATCGGATCAGAAGCTCGTGCTAATGGATTCCAAGAAGGGATTGCGTTAGACGTAAATGGTCAACTTTCTGAAGGTTCAGGTGAAAACCTATTTATCGTTAAAGATGGTATATTATTTACACCATTATTATCTTCATCAGCACTACCGGGAATCACTCGTGATGCTATCATCACCCTTGCTCGCGATCTAGGAATCGAAGTACGTGAACAAACATTATCTCGTGAATCACTCTATTTAGCTGACGAAGTCTTTATGACAGGTACTGCCGCTGAAATTACTCCTGTTCGTAGTGTTGATCGTATCGAAATCGGTATTGGTCGCTGTGGTCCAATTACTAAAAAGCTCCAGCAAACATTCTTTGGTCTATTTAATGGTCAAACTGAAGATAAATATGGCTGGTTAGATCTAGTTAAATAA
- the ilvD gene encoding dihydroxy-acid dehydratase, whose protein sequence is MPKYRSATSVEGRNMAGARALWRATGVKNEDFGKPIIAVVNSFTQFVPGHVHLKDIGQLVAKQIEASGGIAKEFNTIAVDDGIAMGHGGMLYSLPSRELIADSVEYMVNAHCADAMICISNCDKITPGMLMASLRLNIPTVFVSGGPMEAGKTKLSDQIIKLDLVDAMIQSANPNVSDADSEAIEQSACPTCGSCSGMFTANSMNCLTEALGLSLPGNGSLVATHKQREQLFLKAAKRIVEITKRYYEQDDASYLPRSIATKAAYENAMSLDIAMGGSTNTVLHLLATAQEGEIDFTMSDIDRLSRKVPHLCKVAPSTAKYHMEDVHRAGGVVSIMSELDKAGLLRRDVHNVLGLTLQETFAQYDITQTNDETVKKMYRSGPAGIRTTKAFSQDCYWDTLDDDRENGCIRDKAHAYSQDGGLATLYGNVAQDGAIVKTASVAAENLVFRGPAKVFESQEDAVDAILGGKVIAGDVVVIIYEGPKGGPGMQEMLYPTSYLKSMGLGKACALITDGRFSGGSSGLSIGHISPEAANGGLIGLVRDGDIIDIDIPNRKLILDVPDDELERRRVAELARGDKAYTPHDRNRYVSYALKAYASLATSADKGAVRDKSKLGG, encoded by the coding sequence ATGCCTAAATATCGTTCAGCAACATCCGTAGAAGGTCGGAATATGGCTGGAGCCCGTGCATTATGGCGTGCAACGGGTGTTAAAAATGAAGACTTTGGAAAACCTATAATTGCAGTAGTTAACTCATTTACGCAATTTGTACCGGGACATGTACACCTAAAAGATATTGGGCAGCTTGTCGCCAAACAAATTGAAGCATCGGGTGGTATTGCTAAAGAGTTCAATACTATTGCAGTAGATGATGGTATCGCAATGGGACATGGTGGTATGCTCTACTCATTACCATCACGAGAACTGATTGCTGATTCTGTTGAATATATGGTAAATGCACATTGTGCTGATGCCATGATTTGCATCTCAAATTGCGATAAAATAACTCCAGGCATGTTAATGGCGTCACTTCGACTCAACATTCCTACAGTGTTTGTATCAGGTGGGCCAATGGAAGCAGGTAAAACAAAATTATCTGACCAGATTATCAAACTCGATCTTGTTGATGCTATGATCCAAAGTGCTAACCCAAATGTTAGTGATGCTGACAGTGAAGCTATTGAACAATCTGCCTGCCCAACGTGTGGATCTTGCTCAGGTATGTTTACCGCCAATTCCATGAACTGTTTAACTGAGGCTTTAGGTTTGTCACTGCCAGGAAATGGCTCACTTGTTGCCACTCACAAACAGCGGGAACAGTTATTTCTTAAAGCCGCTAAACGTATTGTAGAAATTACTAAACGTTATTATGAACAAGATGATGCATCTTACCTACCAAGATCTATTGCAACCAAAGCCGCTTATGAAAATGCTATGTCATTAGATATTGCCATGGGTGGTTCAACTAACACAGTGCTACATTTACTAGCCACTGCTCAAGAAGGTGAAATTGACTTCACAATGTCAGATATTGATAGACTCTCACGCAAAGTACCACACTTATGTAAAGTTGCGCCAAGTACAGCCAAATATCACATGGAAGATGTTCATAGGGCTGGTGGCGTGGTATCGATTATGTCTGAACTAGATAAGGCTGGATTGCTTAGACGTGATGTTCACAATGTTCTCGGACTGACTCTGCAAGAAACCTTTGCACAATACGATATTACTCAAACTAATGATGAAACTGTGAAAAAAATGTATCGTAGTGGACCAGCTGGGATCCGTACGACTAAAGCTTTTTCACAGGATTGCTATTGGGATACGCTTGATGACGATCGTGAAAACGGTTGTATTCGTGACAAAGCCCATGCTTATAGTCAAGATGGTGGTTTAGCTACACTCTATGGTAATGTCGCTCAAGATGGCGCAATTGTCAAAACTGCCAGTGTTGCTGCCGAAAACTTAGTTTTTCGCGGGCCTGCCAAAGTATTTGAAAGTCAAGAAGATGCGGTCGATGCAATCTTAGGTGGTAAAGTGATTGCTGGCGATGTAGTAGTAATTATTTATGAAGGTCCTAAAGGTGGACCAGGTATGCAAGAGATGCTTTATCCAACCAGCTATTTAAAATCAATGGGTCTTGGCAAAGCTTGTGCACTTATTACTGATGGTCGATTTTCAGGTGGATCATCTGGATTATCGATCGGACATATCTCACCAGAAGCGGCTAATGGTGGTTTGATAGGTTTAGTACGTGATGGTGATATTATTGATATTGATATTCCTAACCGTAAATTAATTTTAGATGTACCTGATGATGAACTTGAAAGACGACGTGTAGCGGAACTTGCTCGTGGTGATAAAGCTTATACACCACATGATCGCAATCGCTATGTGTCATACGCACTGAAAGCTTACGCAAGTCTAGCAACTAGCGCAGATAAAGGTGCTGTTCGTGATAAAAGCAAACTAGGTGGCTAA